In one Rutidosis leptorrhynchoides isolate AG116_Rl617_1_P2 chromosome 8, CSIRO_AGI_Rlap_v1, whole genome shotgun sequence genomic region, the following are encoded:
- the LOC139863842 gene encoding uncharacterized protein, with protein sequence MADIEVWFEAKVTIRSKMSLIREIKDKLTPAQTKIFRETYFGHWLDIKCDDNDPGYIHCLLMNQIDHPKNFAINGCEICEEPEELWFRVTRDHVIRCGRCEFCLVTGMRVSRGFFKDELKGTDKDKVIVAIALIINLCFLGKQLRDGVDDDMLLLIEDFDLMNKYLWGSFLWTKLYNSLHHVLVPYKERAADKTRKGVMTYHLSGFTWAFKDDIPTEERPRSRLRPTKTEAKCDWWVASVNYFKNPDAKVLVKKADDPKKFDDETKKELMDTIQNLTKRLDD encoded by the exons ATGGCAGATATTGAG GTTTGGTTCGAGGCGAAGGTCACCATTCGAAGCAAGATGTCTCTTATTCGTGAGATTAAGGACAAACTGACTCCGGCTCAGACAAAGATTTTCAGAGAAACGTATTTTGGTCATTGGTTAGATATAAAGTGTGATGACAATGATCCGggatacatacattgcttattaatGAATCAGATTGACCATCCGAAAAACTTTGCAATCAACGGATGCGAAATATGTGAGGAGCCAGAAGAGCTATGGTTTCGAGTTACCCGAGATCATGTCATTAGGTGTGGTAGATGTGAGTTTTGCTTGGTTACCGGGATGCG AGTTTCACGAGGCTTTTTTAAGGATGAGTTGAAAGGAACTGACAAGGATAAGGTCATAGTCGCCATTGCGTTGATAATTAACTTATGCTTCCTTGGCAAGCAGTTGCGGGATGGTGTAGACGATGATATGCTGCTTTTAATAGAGGACTTTGATTTGATGAACAAGTATCTGTGGGGTTCTTTCTTATGGACCAAACTTTACAATAGTTTGCATCACGTGTTAGTACCTTATAAAGAGAGGGCAGCAGATAAAACCAGGAAGGGGGTGATGACATACCATTTGAGCGGCTTCACTTGGGCGTTTAAG GATGATATCCCTACCGAAGAACGACCTCGTAGTCGCTTGAGGCCCACCAAGACAGAGGCTAAGTGTGATTGGTGGGTTGCTAGTGTCAACTATTTCAAGAACCCCGATGCTAAAGTCCTGGTGAAGAAAGCTGATGATCCGAAGAAATTTGATGATGAGACGAAGAAGGAGTTGATGGATACGATTCAGAATTTGACAAAGAGATTAGATGATTAG